Genomic window (Verrucomicrobiia bacterium):
TGGGTTGGGCGTGAGCCTTCATGATTTTTCCGGATTGCGCGAATTTATTCCACGGACAAGCGGCGAGACAATCGTCACAACCAAAAATGCGATTGCCAATCAGCGGCCGCAGCTCCACCGGAATGGCCCCTTTAAGCTCGATGGTCAGGTAGGAAATGCAGCGGCGCGCGTCCAGTTGGAACGGCGCGGTAATCGCGCCCGTCGGACAGGCGGTGATGCAACTGGTGCAGGTGCCGCAGCGGTTTTTTTCCGGCTCGTCGGGCGGCAGTTCCAGGGTCGTGATGATTTCCGCCAGAATGATCCAGTTGCTCAGTTTGCGGCTGATGACATTGTTGTGTTTGCCGATGAAACCGATGCCGGCGCGTTGCGCCATTTCGCGTTCCAAAATCGGCCCCGTATCCACGTACCACAACGATCGCGTTTCCGGCCCGCCTTGTGCATTCACAAATTCGTTGAGCGCCTTGAGCTGGTCCTTGAGCACATCGTGATAATCGGTGTAACGCGCGTAGCGGGCGATCACGCCGTGAGGCGAACCGGTCGGGGCGGGGGAGGTTGCGGCAGTTGAGTGGTCTTTGCTGTCGGAGCGAACTTCATTTTCGTCGGCGTACGAAATGGCCAAGGCGATGATGGTTTTGGCTCCGTTCAGGACCAGGTCCGGATTGACCCGTTTTTCTGCGTTGCGGGCCATCCATGCCATCTCGCCATTTTTATTGTCCTGCAGCCAGGCTTGGAAATACAACGCACCGGCGGTCGGGGCCGCAGTGGTAAAACGACAGTCGTCGAAACCCAATGCCAGCGCGTGCTGGCGGATCAGCTCTTTCATTTCCATAAAGCAAATTGAGCGTCGCAAGCGATGTGGCGGAGACGAAGCATTGCGATCATTTTATGGTTTTCAAATTGGGTTCGGTGTGGCGAAGTGGCAAGGGCGGCGGCGCGGTGCGGCGGTTCAAAGATTGGTGGGCGCGCGTTCACTCGTGGCCGGGCCGAGGCGGAATTGGTTGACAATCTGTTGGGCCACTTCCCGCGCGGAACGGAAGTCGCAGTTGATCAGAATGTCCGCCTGCCGGTAGAACGGTTCGCGTTCCGCAAGGAGCGCGCGGATTTTGCCGGAGGGGTCCGGATCATTCAGGAGTGGGCGATGGGACTGTTCGCGGACGCGATCGTAAATCCGTTCGGGCGAAGCCCAAAGACAGACGACCAAAGCGTGTGATTTGAGACTTTCCAGATTGGCCGGGTGGATCGGCAGCCCGCCGCCCGTGGCGATGACGGTGCGATCGCGATTCGCCAATTCGGTGACCAGTTGCGCCTCCAATTTGCGGAAGGTTGGTTCGCCGTGTTGCGCGAAAATTTCGGTTATCTTTTTACCGCAGCGTTGTTCGATCAGAAAGTCCGTATCGAGGAAATCGAATTTGAGCTGCTCGGCCAGCAATCGGCCCACGGTGGATTTACCGGTGCCCATGAAACCGATGAGGGCAAGATTCCGATAGTGACGCTCAGTGGACACGCGCACAGCTTAAAGGAATTTTACCCGCAAACCAATCGGAAAAGCGCGGTTGGACCGCTTGGGAGTGTCAGGAATTTTTTTTGAGAGGGAGGCGCGGATTTCAAATGACGAAGTCGTAGGAGTTTTGCGATTGCTGTTCGAGTTTGCGCGCGCGTTCCACCAGATCATTCAACGTGGTGTTTTCCATCATTTCGGCGACGCAATCGCGCACTTCTTTCATCACTCCGTGAATGGCGCAGCGCGCTTCGTCCGGGCAGGTGCATTTTTCGTAAAAGTATTTGCTGACACAACTGACCGGCGCCAATGGTCCCTCGATGTGACGGATGATTTCCGCGAGGCTGATCTGTTGCGGCGGACGCTTGAGCCGGTAGCCACCGGCAACGCCGCGCTTGCTCACGACCAGTCCGGCGGATTTGAGATCATTCAAGATTTGTTCCAGGAAGCGCTTGGGAATTTTCTGTTTGCTGGAGATCGCTTGAATCCGGATCACGGTATCGTCGTTCCGAAAATTATGGGCGAGCACCTGCATGGCGCGCAAAGCGTATTGGCCTCGGACCGTTAACTTCATACAAAAAGTTAGTAATCTACACACATGAAGTCAAGATTGGCCGGACAGTGCGGCTTGGGTGTTAGCATTATATTGTTCTAAATACATTGATTTACTGTAGATTTAATATAATCTCGTCGGTGCCAGGCATTTTAGGCTGTTATACGTCCGGTGATGGTAGGTGATAAGGACGAAGATCCAACGGATTGTCAGCTTCGCCAAATGAACGTAAAAATTATCGCAATCTTACTAATGGGAGCATGGATTGGAATCGGAGACGCGGTCGCGCAGCCGTCGGAGGTGGACGTAAACGCGCTGTTGCAACGATTGCAAGAATTGGAGCAGCGAGTGAAGCTCCTGGAGCGCAACGCGGAATTGAACCAGGAAGCCGCGACGGACCAGGCCCAAGCGGCGCCGACGGTTTCCGTCGGTGCCGACGGATTGGTGGTTCGTTCAGCGGATACCAATTTCGTGTTTGCCCTGCACGGCTTGTTGCAGGTGGACAGCCGGACGTTTTTTGATGACGGTGGCATTGCGGGCAATGATGGCTTTTTGCTCCGGCGCGCGCGGCCGATTTTTTCCGGCACGATCTATCGCGATTTTGATTTTAATTTCTCGCCGGACTTCGGCGGCCCCACCGTGCAGATTTTCGATGCCTACCTGCACTACCGGTATCAGCCGTGGTTACAGGCGCGCATCGGAAAATTCAAAACTCCCATCGGCTTGGAATATCTGCAGCCGGATCCGGTGACCGCGTTCAATGAGCGCGCCCTGCCAAGCGGGTTGGTGTCCGGTCGAGATGTTGGTTTCCAGCTTGGCGGCGAGGTCAACGGCGGGACGTTGAGTTACGCGGTGGGGATTTTCAACGGCTTGGGCGACGGCCGCAATTCCGGCAATATGGATTTTGACGACAGCAAGGAATTTGCGGGGCGGTTATTCACGTTGCCGTTTTTGCAAGGTGAAGTGGCTGGCTTGCGTGGTTTGGGTTTGGGCGTGGGCGGAAGCTGGACGGATTATTCCCCGGCGAGCGCAACCGGTTTGCCTGAGGGCCATGGCTATAACACGGTTGGGCAGCAACAATTTTTCGCTTACAACACGACGACGGTGGCTGACGGAGCGCACTGGCGGGTGGCGCCGCAGAGCTATTATTATTTCGGTCCGTTCAGTCTGCTGGGGGAA
Coding sequences:
- a CDS encoding Rrf2 family transcriptional regulator, with translation MKLTVRGQYALRAMQVLAHNFRNDDTVIRIQAISSKQKIPKRFLEQILNDLKSAGLVVSKRGVAGGYRLKRPPQQISLAEIIRHIEGPLAPVSCVSKYFYEKCTCPDEARCAIHGVMKEVRDCVAEMMENTTLNDLVERARKLEQQSQNSYDFVI
- a CDS encoding shikimate kinase translates to MSTERHYRNLALIGFMGTGKSTVGRLLAEQLKFDFLDTDFLIEQRCGKKITEIFAQHGEPTFRKLEAQLVTELANRDRTVIATGGGLPIHPANLESLKSHALVVCLWASPERIYDRVREQSHRPLLNDPDPSGKIRALLAEREPFYRQADILINCDFRSAREVAQQIVNQFRLGPATSERAPTNL
- a CDS encoding OprO/OprP family phosphate-selective porin; the protein is MNVKIIAILLMGAWIGIGDAVAQPSEVDVNALLQRLQELEQRVKLLERNAELNQEAATDQAQAAPTVSVGADGLVVRSADTNFVFALHGLLQVDSRTFFDDGGIAGNDGFLLRRARPIFSGTIYRDFDFNFSPDFGGPTVQIFDAYLHYRYQPWLQARIGKFKTPIGLEYLQPDPVTAFNERALPSGLVSGRDVGFQLGGEVNGGTLSYAVGIFNGLGDGRNSGNMDFDDSKEFAGRLFTLPFLQGEVAGLRGLGLGVGGSWTDYSPASATGLPEGHGYNTVGQQQFFAYNTTTVADGAHWRVAPQSYYYFGPFSLLGEYTLSALKVRQTVAPFQSALLRHTGWQVTVGWVLTGEAAAFNGVTPRRAFDPRHGNWGAFQIVGRYGELNLDEAAFPIYADPAAAARSAQVWTVGLNWYPNKNLTVKTSYARTTFDGGGTGATPLAAITRQPEQVLFTRAQLSF
- the queG gene encoding tRNA epoxyqueuosine(34) reductase QueG → MEMKELIRQHALALGFDDCRFTTAAPTAGALYFQAWLQDNKNGEMAWMARNAEKRVNPDLVLNGAKTIIALAISYADENEVRSDSKDHSTAATSPAPTGSPHGVIARYARYTDYHDVLKDQLKALNEFVNAQGGPETRSLWYVDTGPILEREMAQRAGIGFIGKHNNVISRKLSNWIILAEIITTLELPPDEPEKNRCGTCTSCITACPTGAITAPFQLDARRCISYLTIELKGAIPVELRPLIGNRIFGCDDCLAACPWNKFAQSGKIMKAHAQPNLGTQDLIELLSLDNAGFKQRFAGTPLIRTKRRGVLRNVCVALGNVGDERALPALEKAAQDVEPLIVEHALWAIAAIKARCGEATKNPAPDATAQPAQGTFSNCSGVKLPG